GGTGCGGCTTTTCTTCACTCACTTCGTCTCCGCCGACGATGAGCCCGAAGGATCCTGCGGGGAGCAAATCTGCGACCTGCTGCGCGAGCGAACGAATCGACATCGTCACGAGCGCGGTGGGCACCCCGGCCTGGGCAAGGTCAGCGAGCAACTCGCGCGCGCCCGGACGCCATTCGAGCTCGCCCGCAGCCATTCGGGCGGCAACCACGGCGCAGAGTTCGGCGACGATTTCGTCGGCTGAGAGCTCGACTCCGCGGCTCCGCATCAGTTCCGCGCAGTCCCAGAGGCCGGTGCCGACGAGCGACAATTCCTCTTCCGGGGTCAACGAGGCCCCGAAGCGAGCCAGAAGTGCGTGCTCCGCGGCGACCCAGAGTGGCTCGGAGTCGATCAGCGTGCCATCCATGTCCCAGAGCACGGCGGCGGGGGTCTCAGCAGTCATCCTGACAAGCTTACCGGGCGCACGCGCCTAGACTGGCCGGGAAAGGAGTCGCCCTGAACGAGCAGAAGAAGCACACCGAAGGCCGCGTATTGATTGCGGCCTTCGAAGGTTGGAGCGACGCCGGGGCGGCGACCAGCACCGCATTGGAGTACCTCGGCGAACTCATCGACGCCGAGATGATCCACACAATCGGCTCCGAGGGGTACGTCGACTATCAGGTCCATCGCCCCAAGGTGATGATCGAGGACGACGGCACTCGCACGATCGATTGGCCCGACACCAGGTTGTACGCGACGGTGCAGCGCCCGGGTGCAGACGCTGCGTCGACCGCAGCGGGAGCTGACCCGAGTGCGGCTGAACCGACCCCCGTCCCCGCTGAGCTCACTGCCACGGTGGACGAGTCGGGAAAGAAGCCCGACCGCATCACTCGCCTTGACGGGGCGGTCGTCAACGACCTTTTCCTACTCGCCGGCGTTGAGCCCGCTAGAAACTGGCAGGCGTACGCGGACGAGCTCCTCGAACTGGTCGACACCTGGGGCATCACCACGGTGATCTTCCTCGGTTCGTTCTTTTCCGATGCACCGCACACGCGCCCAATCGTCACGTCCCTGTCGAGTGAGAGCTCCACCGCCCGCGCACGTTTCGACGCGAGCCGCGGCGACTACGAAGGGCCTGCCGGCATCACCACGATCGTCGAGATAGCGCTGCACAGCGCCGGGATCGAGACCATCGCACTCTGGGCACAAGTACCGCACTACGTACACAGCATGCCGTCACCCAAGGCCACCCTGGCGCTGCTCGACAAGCTCGAAGAACTGCTCGACGCGGTGATTCCCCGCGGTGACCTCCTCGATCAGGCGACGCAATGGGAGCGCAACATCGATCAGGTCGCCTCAGTGGACGATGAAATGCAGCGCTACATCCGCCGACTCGAGGCGGCGCGCGACACCGTCGAGGCGCCCGAGGCGACCGGCGACGCGATCGCCTATGAGTTCGAGAAGTTCCTCAGGATCGACCCAGACCAGGCGTCCACTGATGATTCGGGTGAAGAGCCGCCCGCCGACGAGACGCCGGCGGGCTAGCGGCGCTTTAGTCGGCCTCGACCGGGCGAAGCGCCACGCCGAGCAGCGACTGCGCCGCGTCGGCGAGCAGCTCGGGGTCGTCGACGCCGCGATCCCACGCCTCATCGAGGGTCGCGAGCATGACGGGCGTGTCTAGGTCATTGGCCATCGCGGCACGAAGCCGCTCGACAATCGCTGCAGCGACCATCGGCTGCGCGGATCCTGCGAGTTCCGCCGAGTCGCCGAGGTCGGCGGCCACAGCGGCCGGGCGGCTGAGTCCCTCACGCCAGGCAGCGAGTCGCCGGCTGGCGACCTCGAGGTCCGCGTCCTCCCACTCCCACTCCTCGCGGTAGTGGTGTGCGAGCAGTCCGAGGCGAACGGCCGACGGGTCAGCGCCAGCGTCAAGCACCTTGTGCACGAAGACCAGGTTTCCCCGCGATTTCGACATCTTGTGGCCCTGGTAACCCACGAGGCCCGCGTGTGCGTAGATGTGCGCGAGCGGGGTGCCTGAGAGCGCCGTCGCGTGCGCAGCGGTGTACTCGTGGTGGGGGAAGATCAAGTCGTGCCCGCCGCCCTGGACAGTGAAGGCATTGCCGAGGGCTTGGACGGCGATCGCCGCGCACTCGATGTGCCATCCGGGTCGGCCAAGACCCAGGACAGTTCCCCAGCTCGGCTCTCCCTCGCGTGCGGCACGCCAGAGCAGCGGGTCGAGGGGGTCGTGCTTGCCTAGGCGCTCGGGATCGCCGCCGCGCTCAGCACTCAGCAGCTCCATTACCGATCGCTCGTACGGAGCAACGTCACCGAGGCGCCACTGCGTGTCCGCCTCAGCGCGCACCGTGTCGAAGTAGATGTCGTCGCCCGCGGCATCAGCTGTCGGGACCGCGTACGCGAGCCCCCGCTCTCGGAGTTCCTGAACGGCCTGCGCGATCGGCTCGATTGCCTCGGTCACCGCAATGTAGTGCTCGGGCGGGATCATGCCCAACCGGAACATGTCTGAGCGGAAGAGCGCGATCTGCCCGTCAGCCAGTTCGCGCCAATCGACGCCCGTGTCGTTGGCGCGCTCAAGCAGCGGGTCGTCCACATCGGTGATGTTCTGCGCGTAGACCGTCTCAACACCGGCGTCGCGCCAGGCGCGCAGCATGAGGTCAAAGGCGAGGTAGGTGAACGCGTGTCCGAGGTGTGTCGCGTCGTACGGCGTGATGCCGCAGACGTACAGCGTGGCACGGTCCTCGTGGATCGGCGGGTGCTCGAGGCGACCCGTCGCCGTGTTAAACAGGCGAAGCGCGGGCGCGTTGCCGGGCAGCTTGGGGATTACCGGCGGGGTCCAGGTTCTCACAGGTTTGCTCCACTCTCGGGCGAGATGACGCCCGTCGCCAGGAGCACCAAGAGGACGCCACCCAGCATGACCCGATAGACCACGAACGGCATAAAGCTGCCTCGTGAGATGTACCGCATGAACAGCCCGATCACGACAATCGCGACGAGGAAGGCAATGACGGTCGCGAGCAGAGTGGGCATGAGCGCCACCGAGGTCGGATCGCCAAATGACTTCACGAGCTTGTACCCACCCGAGCCGAACACCGCGGGAATGGCGAGCAAGAACGAGTATCGGGCTGCGGCCTCGCGGGAGTATCCCATCAGCAGGCCCGCGGTGATCGTGCCGCCCGACCGCGAGACGCCGGGAATGAGCGCCATCGCCTGAGCGAAACCGTAGATCAGGCCGTGCGGCGCGGTCATGCCGTCGAGCTCACGGACCTTCTTGCCGATCCGGTCGGCTACCCCCAGCAGGACGCCGAACACGATGAGCGCGATCGCCACAAACCAGAGTGAGCGCAGCGTCGAGCCGATCGCGTCTTCGAACAGGAGCCCGAGGACGACGATCGGCACGCTGCCGAGGATGATCCACCAACCGAGGCGGGCGTCGGGATCGCTCCGCGGCACGCGGCCGGTCAGCGAACCCCACCAGCGCCCGATGATGCGCACGATGTCGCGCCAGAAGAAGACCACAACGGCGGCTTCCGTGCCCAGTTGGGTGATCGCGGTGAATGCCGCGCCCGGATCGCCCGCGCCGGGCAGCAACTCCCCGGCAAGCCGGAGGTGCGCGCTTGAGGAGATCGGCAAGAACTCGGTGAGTCCCTGCACGATTCCCAGGATGATCGCCTCGAAGATTCCCATGCTGTCTGCGCCGTGCCCCGTGTCGTCAGTTCTCAATCAAGATTCGGAGTCTGCGAGAACGCAGACCGAGATCCAGCGTAGTACGGACTGAGCAGCACTCCCTGGACCTCGCCGCCGCGCTAGTAGCTGCGCAGCAGGTCGACCAGCACGCGATGTCCGAAGTCGAGCGCATCGAGCGGGACTCGCTCGTCGACCCCGTGGAACATCCCGGGGAAGTCGAGATCGGCGGGCAGCCGGAGGGGCGCGAACCCGTACCCGACAATGCCGAGCTTGCTCAGCGCCTTGTTGTCAGTGCCGCCGGAAAGCAGATAGGGCAGCACGACGGCCTCTGGGTCTTCACGCAACAGGCTCGCGGTCATGGCATCGACCAGTTCACCCGAGAACGGCGTCTCGAGCCCGATATCCGAGTGCACGGTCTCGATCTCGATCTCGTCACCAACCAGCTCTCGGATCTTCGCGAGCACGGCATCGCGCTCAGCGGGCAGTGAACGCACGTCGACGAGCGCTTCTGCCGAATCAGGGATGACATTGTGCTTGTACCCGGCCTGGAGCACCGTCGCGTTACTCGTGCTGCGCAGGCTCGCCTGAATGAAGCCGGCGCCCTTGCCAGCCCGCACAAACATCTGCTCGGCGTCCACTTCGGTGGGGTTCACCCCGTAAATCTTCGCGACGCGCTCAATCAGGTCGCGAGTCGTGTCGCACAACGCGATCGGCCACTCGTG
This genomic stretch from Leucobacter sp. CX169 harbors:
- a CDS encoding HAD family phosphatase; amino-acid sequence: MTAETPAAVLWDMDGTLIDSEPLWVAAEHALLARFGASLTPEEELSLVGTGLWDCAELMRSRGVELSADEIVAELCAVVAARMAAGELEWRPGARELLADLAQAGVPTALVTMSIRSLAQQVADLLPAGSFGLIVGGDEVSEEKPHPEAYLTAARRLGVPIEECLAFEDSVTGLRSASASGAVAVGIPNLVDLADAPAHALIPTLAGLDAGGVSALFARLRPTTVTTETERAALHA
- a CDS encoding undecaprenyl-diphosphate phosphatase; translated protein: MGIFEAIILGIVQGLTEFLPISSSAHLRLAGELLPGAGDPGAAFTAITQLGTEAAVVVFFWRDIVRIIGRWWGSLTGRVPRSDPDARLGWWIILGSVPIVVLGLLFEDAIGSTLRSLWFVAIALIVFGVLLGVADRIGKKVRELDGMTAPHGLIYGFAQAMALIPGVSRSGGTITAGLLMGYSREAAARYSFLLAIPAVFGSGGYKLVKSFGDPTSVALMPTLLATVIAFLVAIVVIGLFMRYISRGSFMPFVVYRVMLGGVLLVLLATGVISPESGANL
- a CDS encoding PAC2 family protein, which encodes MIAAFEGWSDAGAATSTALEYLGELIDAEMIHTIGSEGYVDYQVHRPKVMIEDDGTRTIDWPDTRLYATVQRPGADAASTAAGADPSAAEPTPVPAELTATVDESGKKPDRITRLDGAVVNDLFLLAGVEPARNWQAYADELLELVDTWGITTVIFLGSFFSDAPHTRPIVTSLSSESSTARARFDASRGDYEGPAGITTIVEIALHSAGIETIALWAQVPHYVHSMPSPKATLALLDKLEELLDAVIPRGDLLDQATQWERNIDQVASVDDEMQRYIRRLEAARDTVEAPEATGDAIAYEFEKFLRIDPDQASTDDSGEEPPADETPAG
- the mshC gene encoding cysteine--1-D-myo-inosityl 2-amino-2-deoxy-alpha-D-glucopyranoside ligase, giving the protein MRTWTPPVIPKLPGNAPALRLFNTATGRLEHPPIHEDRATLYVCGITPYDATHLGHAFTYLAFDLMLRAWRDAGVETVYAQNITDVDDPLLERANDTGVDWRELADGQIALFRSDMFRLGMIPPEHYIAVTEAIEPIAQAVQELRERGLAYAVPTADAAGDDIYFDTVRAEADTQWRLGDVAPYERSVMELLSAERGGDPERLGKHDPLDPLLWRAAREGEPSWGTVLGLGRPGWHIECAAIAVQALGNAFTVQGGGHDLIFPHHEYTAAHATALSGTPLAHIYAHAGLVGYQGHKMSKSRGNLVFVHKVLDAGADPSAVRLGLLAHHYREEWEWEDADLEVASRRLAAWREGLSRPAAVAADLGDSAELAGSAQPMVAAAIVERLRAAMANDLDTPVMLATLDEAWDRGVDDPELLADAAQSLLGVALRPVEAD